One window from the genome of Scatophagus argus isolate fScaArg1 chromosome 13, fScaArg1.pri, whole genome shotgun sequence encodes:
- the LOC124068833 gene encoding caspase-8-like, producing the protein MASKSIVRHNKITIITILSADHRLILNKVHEKDLITEREYNKLKSINREDVEGHVVALVDKIVNKGDDTCQAFLNILQTDEDVKATFPDLRKIQWNDTLPLPVQAFSVKDNDDLSQESKRRKTDELYQVKSQPTGLCVIINNETFTDMKLRSGTNKDAESLAEVFSWLGFRVLMCKDQTRDQMVQALSCFASLSDFSQLQKLHVKEWSSSGFTDLQGVPEHGDAFFCCILSHGQNGVVFGIDGEPLPIKQTIRTFKATLIGKPKVFLIQACQGKQKHRGVLLEDLQTDDSHFIPEEADFLIAIATVEDYVSYRHTLNGSWFIQSVCQQLREGCPRGDDMTTILHRVNDEVSQKEATSRPGEEKQMPEVRFTLRKRLVLSPHCN; encoded by the exons ATGGCATCCAAGAGCATAGTGAGGCATAATAAAATTACCATTATAACGATTCTGAGTGCAGACCACAGGCTAATTCTCAACAAAGTTCATGAGAAGGACTTGATAACTGAACGGGAgtacaacaaactgaaaagcaTCAACAGAGAAGATGTAGAGGGGCATGTGGTTGCTCTCGTGGATAAGATCGTGAATAAAGGAGATGACACATGCCAAGCCTTCCTGAACATCCTGCAAACTGATGAGGACGTTAAAGCCACTTTCCCTGACCTGAGGAAGATACAGTGGAACGACACTTTACCTCTACCCGTCCAGGCTTTTTCAGTTAAAGACAATG ATGATCTGTCACAAGAGAGCAAGAGGCGAAAGACG gatgaGCTATACCAGGTGAAAAGCCAGCCTACTGGCCTGTGTGTGATCATAAACAATGAGACATTCACTGATATGAAACTGAGAAGTGGAACCAACAAAGATGCTG AAAGTTTGGCAGAGGTCTTCAGCTGGCTGGGGTTCAGAGTGCTGATGTGTAAAGACCAAACTAGGGACCAGATGGTTCAGGCACTCAGTTGCTTTGCTTCTCTCAGTGACTTCTCTCAGCTGCAGAAGTTACATGTTAAGGAGTGGTCCAGCAGCGGATTCACTGATCTTCAGGGCGTTCCTGAACATGGCGATGCCTTCTTCTGCTGTATCCTCAGTCATGGACAGAATGGTGTAGTCTTCGGGATTGATGGGGAACCCCTCCccattaaacaaacaatcagAACCTTCAAGGCAACCCTCATTGGCAAGCCCAAAGTGTTCCTGATCCAGGCCTGCCAGGGGAAGCAGAAACATCGTGGAGTTTTATTAGAAGATCTGCAGACTGATGACTCTCATTTTATCCCAGAAGAAGCTGATTTTCTTATTGCCATTGCCACTGTTGAAGACTATGTATCATATAGGCACACACTTAATGGGAGCTGGTTCAtccagtctgtgtgtcagcagctcAGGGAGGGCTGTCCAAG GGGTGATGACATGACCACCATTCTCCACCGCGTGAATGATGAAGTAAGCCAGAAAGAGGCAACCAGTCGGCCTGGTGAAGAAAAGCAG